The Mastomys coucha isolate ucsf_1 unplaced genomic scaffold, UCSF_Mcou_1 pScaffold14, whole genome shotgun sequence genome window below encodes:
- the Cops9 gene encoding COP9 signalosome complex subunit 9 — protein MKPAVDEMFPEGAGPYVDLDEAGGSTGLLMDLAANEKAVHADFFNDFEDLFDDDDVQ, from the exons ATGAAACCCGCTGTGGATGAGATGTTCCCCGAAGGCGCGGGGCCCTATGTGGACCTGGATGAG GCTGGAGGTAGCACCGGGCTCTTGATGGACTTGGCAGCCAATGAAAAGGCAGTGCATGCAGACTTTTTTAATG ACTTTGAAGAcctctttgatgatgatgatgtccaGTGA
- the Otos gene encoding otospiralin — MQVCVLWWLALGIVLGIPAGAKPMPEEADPNTQPPAMPYWPFSTSDFWNYVQYFQTEGAYPQIEDMARTFFAHFPLGSTLGFHVPYQED; from the exons ATGCAGGTCTGTGTGCTGTGGTGGCTGGCCCTTGGCATTGTGCTGGGGATTCCTGCAG GTGCCAAGCCAATGCCAGAGGAAGCAG ATCCCAACACACAGCCTCCAGCCATGCCCTACTGGCCTTTCTCCACCTCTGACTTCTGGAACTACGTACAATATTTCCAGACAGAGGGCGCCTACCCGCAGATCGAGGACATGGCCAGAACCTTCTTTGCACACTTTCCTCTGGGGAGCACCCTAGGTTTCCATGTTCCCTACCAGGAGGACTGA